From a single Nicotiana tomentosiformis chromosome 2, ASM39032v3, whole genome shotgun sequence genomic region:
- the LOC138904950 gene encoding uncharacterized protein — MCTSLSQAVSVPSAAATSQDGGGTQTPVSRTPEQVMQGLQTPGALPAQPVAAAQAHEVYAMTDDEHQTLKRFGRFHPPSFSGTEAEDAQGFLDKWWEAYERRMPVGATPLTWQEFSVLFLEKFVPQSHREELRKQERVSGATFDEVVDIARQIEMIRSQERGERKAKRPRGSGGFSGVPPGVHRGASSGHGPYSTHQGQSSISALPAQSSSHALSAHGSSISGPSSNYLGARGSLQSLPPFTGRGCFECGDLGHIKRHYPRLSGGSAQQRSQPTTSAPITSPYTRPARGGAQSAKGFPRRGGQSGGGQA; from the exons atgtgcaccagtctttctcaggcggtctctgttccgtcCGCAGCAGCCACTTCACAGGACGGAGGAGGTACACAAACTCCCGTCTCCCGTACACCggagcaggtgatgcagggactccagacaccaggggcactaccagcccagccagtggcagctgctcaggcccatgAGGTTTATgctatgactgatgatgagcatcAGACACTAAAGAGGTTTGGGAGATTCcatcctccatctttcagtgggaCAGAGGcggaggatgcacagggtttcttggacaa atggtgggaggcttatgagaggcgcatgccGGTTGGTGCAACACCACTTACTTGGcaagagttctccgttctcttcttggagaagtttgtgccacagtctcatagagaggagctgcgcaaaca ggagagggtatctggtgctacttttgatgaggttgtcgacattgctcggcagatagagatgatCCGCAGTCAGGAGCGGGGTGagaggaaggccaagaggcctcgtggatcaggtggttttagtggtgttccTCCTGGAG ttcaccgtggtgcatcatctggccatggtccATACAGTAcacatcagggtcagtcatctatcagtgcccttccagctcagagttcgtcccatgcACTATCAGCTCACGGTTCATCTATTTCGGGTCCTTCTAGTAATTATctcggtgctcggggctcccttcagtccctaCCGCCATTCACagggagaggttgctttgagtgtggagatttgggtcatatcaagaggcattatccccgcctttcgggaggttcagctcagcagaggagtcaaccTACGACTTCAGCACCCATTACTTCACCATACACACgcccagctcggggtggagctcagtcagctaaGGGTttccctagaaggggaggccaatcaggtggcggccaggcctga